From the genome of Metarhizium brunneum chromosome 4, complete sequence, one region includes:
- the p2ox gene encoding Pyranose 2-oxidase, which translates to MPTDQKQREEKPALPVKVDVLIVGSGPIGAVFARELVNAQLKNREDLQILMVDVGPQDSFRIGEHKKNSVAVQKDISLFTNVVKGQLQPLSVPTGDPATHYIRNGQNPAQKANENLAEAAASRVVGGMGSHWTCCTPRQHPDEQQPGFTEVYKNYDRAEHLFNTTTTAFDHSVRQHLIMHTLEKAFNDRPIKAMPLACRRNKSPDNTNYVEWTCPATILDSGVRGHREKLSDPKYSKVPPTRAWERDPITLNDKFEVWPNTQCVKLNLAEDKDKNVKVVSASLKHLLTNAVYNVTADKFVICAGAILTPGILWNSGFTTDDKKPSYYVKELGKNLTEQTMAFCQVELWKEHVENVMTQPPVVDEKPFDPKNPTRRPVKDTKTTNKPNKEDLPKVWGDFWNTTAPKYWIEREKAEKRDEQQANASWVALRTELKDKVAKHVKTFQLDPLPFPADDPDPQCYYSYVFTDTKSKTNKRWHTQIHRDAFGYGQVPADIDQRRVVDLRWFGYTEENGDNYVTFSPKYQDEFGMPQPIFHFTEDKSQRQADMRADMVTVANRLGAIISKEDVHKNMPQGSALHICGTYKAGIGDKADERSVVNQYGQMWKHPNVVLGGCGVIPKANACNPTLTAACFAIHAVKKMVEELDK; encoded by the exons ATGCCTACCGACCAGAAGCAAAGGGAAGAGAAGCCAGCATTGCCAGTCAAGGTCGATGTTCTCATCGTGGGTTCGGGGCCTatcggcgccgtctttgcccGTGAGCTCGTGAATGCTCAGTTGAAAAACAGGGAAGATTTACAGATTCTCATGGTCGATGTTGGACCACA GGATTCGTTCCGGATCGGCGAGCATAAAAAGAATAGCGTTGCTGTTCAAAAAGATATTAGTCTCTTTACCAA TGTTGTCAAG GGTCAATTGCAGCCACTATCGGTTCCCACTGGAGATCCTGCCACCCATTATATCAGAAATGGCCAAAACCCGGCGCAAAAAGCAAATGAAAATCTTGCCGAGGCCGCTGCAAGCCGTGTTGTGGGCGGCATGGGATCGCACTGGACATGCTGCACGCCAAGGCAGCATccagacgagcagcagccaggTTTCACGGAGGTCTATAAAAATTATGATCGTGCCGAGCATCTTTTCAACACTACAACAACAGCATTTGATCACTCGGTTCGGCAGCACCTCATTATGCATACCCTGGAGAAGGCTTTTAATGATCGTCCCATCAAGGCCATGCCCCTTGCATGCCGTCGGAATAAGAGCCCGGACAATACAAACTACGTCGAGTGGACGTGCCCAGCGACGATCCTTGATTCCGGCGTGCGCGGACATCGGGAAAAGTTGTCAGATCCCAAGTATAGCAAAGTGCCGCCGACACGGGCCTGGGAGCGTGACCCAATAACTTTGAATGACAAGTTTGAGGTGTGGCCAAATACTCAATGTGTCAAACTGAACCTGGCTGAAGACAAGGACAAAAATGTCAAAGTCGTCAGTGCCAGTCTGAAGCATTTACTTACAAACGCCGTGTACAATGTTACAGCGGACAAATTTGTCATCTGTGCCGGCGCTATCCTTACACCAGGCATCCTTTGGAATTCAGGCTTTACAACTGACGACAAGAAGCCATCATATTATGTGAAAGAATTG GGCAAGAACTTGACGGAGCAAACCATGGCTTTCTGCCAGGTCGAGTTGTGGAAGGAGCACGTCGAAAATGTCATGACTCAACCCCCTgtggttgatgagaagcCTTTTGACCCCAAGAATCCTACACGCCGTCCGGTAAAAGATACCAAAACCACCAACAAGCCAAACAAAGAGGACCTCCCGAAAGTCTGGGGCGACTTCTGGAATACAACCGCGCCCAAGTATTGGATTGAAAGAGAGAAAGCAGAGAAAAGAGACGAACAGCAAGCCAATGCTTCGTGGGTGGCGCTCAGGACCGAGTTGAAAGACAAGGTCGCCAAACATGTCAAGACTTTCCAACTCGACCCGCTGCCCTTTCCTGCCGACGACCCAGACCCCCAATGCTACTATTCGTATGTATTTACGGACACGAAGAGCAAGACTAACAAGCGCTGGCACACTCAGATTCACCGGGATGCTTTTGGCTACGGTCAAGTCCCTGCAGACATTGACCAGCGCAGAGTCGTAGACCTGCGTTGGTTCGGGTATACCGAAGAAAACGGCGACAACTACGTCACGTTCTCACCCAAGTATCAGGACGAGTTTGGAATGCCGCAG CCAATATTCCACTTTACAGAGGACAAGAGCCAGCGACAGGCGGACATGCGGGCGGA CATGGTAACGGTGGCCAATAGACTTGGCGCCATAATCAGCAAGGAAGACGTGCATAAGAACATGCCCCAAGGGTCTGCCCTGCATATCTGCGGCACATACAAGGCTGGCATCGGTGACAAGGCCGACGAGAGGAGCGTGGTCAATCAGTATGGCCAAATGTGGAAGCATCCAAACGTGGTGCTCGGAGGGTGTGGTGTCATTCCCAAGGCGAATGCTTGCAATCCTACCCTTACCGCTGCTTGTTTTGCTATTCACGCAGTCAAGAAAATGGTGGAAGAGCTTGATAAGTAG
- the CYP714A2 gene encoding Cytochrome P450 714A2, translated as MNSIPIVLWACLFMLGAVAVPSCYSLFRNYLAARKIGLRFHVIPISHLNHFWMLIDKKVLGYVKLVFGESAFTRYNWMGWELHDRYYSHHELGDAFMLVTPGRNWLYVGHPEIVMEIVRRRDDFPRCVELTQVLDVFGPSVGSVEGQRWVQQRKLMASCFNERYNELVWSESISQATDMIRYWSSRPSVRSTADDLRGLSLGVLAKAGFGKSFSFQGYEETSHADPAASYKDSLQLILENCILLIAMGPKFFTNTPWLPFKWRQLGEAVKAFQRAMTDMYESEKRKVAEGTSDEGTRRTFLSSLAKASLDAKQGEGLTEREIYGNIFVINFAGHDTASHVFTFAVYFLASNPAVQDWVSEELRHVLGDRPPHEWNYTTDFPRLKRCLAVLYESMRLYTPVPVTKWTRDKAQTLDVGDKTLVLPPNTMICLAYSSLQTDPRWWGSDSLTWRPSRFIKGEGTDLDAEVFVQPRRGTFIGWSEGARDCPGRKFSQVEFVATMASLLRDWRVDPVVFEGETMDGARRRVLDLIDKESAMVLLIQMLHPEKAPLVWSTRES; from the exons ATGAACTCGATTCCCATCGTCCTGTGGGCTTGCCTCTTTATGCTCGGCGCGGTGGCGGTGCCGTCATGCTACTCTCTGTTCCGCAATTACCTGGCCGCTCGCAAGATCGGCCTTCGCTTCCATGTCATCCCCATCAGCCACCTCAACCACTTCTGGATGCTCATTGACAAAAAGGTTCTTGGCTATGTCAAGCTCGTTTTTGGCGAGAGCGCCTTTACGCGTTACAACTGGATGGGCTGGGAGCTGCACGACCGATACTACTCCCACCATGAACTGGGCGATGCCTTCATGCTGGTCACGCCCGGCCGCAACTGGCTGTATGTCGGCCATCCGGAGATCGTCATGGAAATCGTTCGCCGAAGGGACGACTTTCCACGATGCGTCGAGCTCACTCAGGTCCTTGATGTTTTTGGCCCCAGCGTCGGCAGC GTCGAGGGCCAGCGATGGGTGCAGCAGCGAAAGCTCATGGCCTCGTGCTTCAATGAGCGCTACAACGAGCTTGTCTGGTCCGAAAGCATATCGCAGGCAACCGACATGATTCGGTACTGGTCATCGCGTCCGTCGGTACGAAGCACGGCCGACGACCTCCGCGGCCTGTCGCTCGGtgtgctggccaaggccggcttTGGCAAGTCGTTCAGCTTCCAAGGCTACGAGGAAACGTCGCATGCCGACCCTGCGGCCAGCTACAAGGACTCTCTCCAGCTGATACTGGAAAACTGCATCCTGCTCATTGCCATGGGGCCCAAGTTCTTCACAAACACGCCCTGGTTGCCGTTCAAATGGCGGCAACTTGGagaggccgtcaaggcctTCCAGAGGGCCATGACGGACATGTACGAGTCGGAGAAGCGCAAGGTTGCCGAGGGCACGTCTGACGAAGGTACCAGGCGTACCTTCTTGTCATCCCTCGCCAAAGCGTCGCTTGATGCCAAGCAGGGCGAGGGCCTCACGGAGCGGGAGATTTACGGAAACATTTTCGTCATCAACTTTGCCGGCCACGACACAGCATCCCATGTCTTCACCTTTGCCGTGTATTTCCTGGCGTCCAACCCGGCAGTGCAGGACTGGGTGTCGGAGGAACTCCGTCATGTGCTGGGCGACCGGCCGCCGCACGAATGGAACTACACGACGGATTTTCCTAGGCTCAAGCGCTGTCTAGCCGTCCTTTACGAAAGCATGCGGCTGTATACCCCTGTTCCCGTCACCAAGTGGACGCGGGACAAGGCGCAAACTCTAGATGTCGGGGACAAGACACTTGTCCTCCCGCCCAACACCATGATATGCCTGGCGTATTCCTCGCTACAGACTGATCCCAGATGGTGGGGTTCAGACTCGCTTACCTGGCGGCCGTCTCGCTTTATAAAAGGCGAGGGGACAGACTTGGATGCCGAAGTGTTTGTTCAGCCGAGACGCGGCACATTTATTGGCTGGTCGGAGGGTGCGCGCGACTGTCCGGGCAGAAAGTTTTCGCAGGTCGAGTTTGTGGCTACCATGGCGTCGCTCTTGCGCGACTGGCGTGTAGACCCGGTGGTTTTTGAAGGGGAGACGATGGACGGCGCGCGCAGGAGAGTCCTCGATCTTATTGACAAGGAGTCTGCCATGGTGTTGTTGATTCAGATGTTGCATCCGGAGAAGGCGCCGCTTGTTTGGTCAACGAGGGAATCGTAG
- the TP_1 gene encoding Aspyridones efflux protein, producing the protein MTEGNSLERRVSSSPNAADDHLHSWRLVIVIGTLCLGAFLYGLDANIIGAAIPRITTDFKSLPAVAWYGASYLLTVTAFQPLFGNLYKFFNAKVVYLASLFIFETGSIVCASARSSDVLIFGRALLGFGASGLLQGALAIIGCVVSLEKVPLFQGIVIAGVGISVCVGPIIGGALTQYASWRWCFWLNVPAGFCALVVVFFFVPLAEGFAKNTKALPLRQKLFRMDPVGTVLFLGLVCCLLLALTWGGQQYAWDSSQVIGLCVGFGVLLLSFCTWDWKQGDMALIPLRVLRKRSVGMGAIILFAYGVVMYVYGYYLPMFFQTVQGATATESGVRYIAMMVPQIVTLALTGAIVSRWGYYVPYMITGGIIASVGSGLLTTISPATPAAQWSAYLVLTGIGVGMASQLPYTALQVVLDASDIATGNGHLQPFLNNCHQLIDDAVSYFGHTDELYAFTICGVTMYGLSRPEDVTGILDGAPWTHGMDFEHFISEVMQKFGMSPEAVDEARYLPKPGDACYIENNVTNPRHLTLIHFVEDLYKRQFLDPSNLDSLSKVFSGCLQETLQSEKLDFCTRDYNGCLYSIGAPGLRREVSLYSLVAGTMVDATLRSLFGPYLHQVEPDIVDQVIQFNAHAWILFYGLPDFFGLAPVCEPRDRIKAAFRAFVNLPEEERSEQCFAFKHLLRWMDVLGIDNESRIGLLFLFFFASIANEQNACYWFVAHIVYDEELLDIAREEMEPAWQSGELDVKHLTSNCPRLDAIFSETLRQRTNTFGWRVVKEKTVIRGKELQPGTPVIIPMRVLHTNKRLWGVDVDEFDPGRFFNKTTARQPYYRPFASGPTYCPGRVLAKRETYAFLAILLRRFDVTLLEPPASPGTKQAFPLMETQRPPTGVKGPKPGMDLFVRLDELVTEKLV; encoded by the exons ATGACCGAGGGTAATAGCTTGGAGCGCCGAGTGTCCTCCTCTCCAAACGCGGCAGATGACCACCTTCACTCATGGCGTCTGGTAATCGTCATTGGTACTCTATGTCTAGGTGCCTTCCTATACGGCTTGGATGCCAACATCATAGGAGCCGCCATCCCGCGCATCACCACCGACTTCAAGTCTCTACCCGCTGTCGCCTGGTATGGCGCCTCGTACCTGCTCACTGTCACGGCATTTCAGCCCCTGTTTGGAAACTTGTACAAATTCTTCAATGCCAAGGTCGTGTACCTCGCTTCGCTGTTTATTTTCGAAA CTGGATCTATTGTTTGCGCCTCAGCCAGGTCATCCGACGTCTTGATCTTTGGGCGTGCTCTGTTGGGCTTTGGTGCCTCTGGCCTGCTACAGGGagccctcgccatcatcggATGTGTTGTTTCTCTCGAAAAAGTTCCTCTCTTCCAAGGCATTGTCATCGCCGGCGTGGGCATCAGCGTATGTGTTGGGCCGATTATCGGCGGCGCCCTCACACAGTATGCTAGTTGGC GCTGGTGCTTCTGGCT GAATGTTCCTGCGGGCTTCTGTGCCCTGGtagtcgtcttcttctttgttccTCTGGCAGAGGGCTTTGCCAAAAACACCAAGGCATTGCCGTTGCGGCAAAAGCTCTTTCGTATGGATCCAGTCGGAACCGTCCTGTTCCTCGGCCTTGTATGCTGCCTCCTTCTGGCCCTGACTTGGGGTGGGCAGCAGTACGCCTGGGACAGCTCCCAAGTCATTGGTCTATGTGTTGGCTTCGGCGTGCTGTTATTAAGTTTCTGCACTTGGGATTGGAAACAAGGTGACATGGCCCTCATTCCCTTGCGAGTGCTTCGCAAACGCTCTGTGGGCATGGGAGCGATAATACTGTTTGCTTACGGAGTGGTTATGTATGTG TACGGCTACTATCTTCCCATGTTCTTCCAGACCGTCCAAGGCGCTACAGCCACTGAGAGCGGCGTGCGGTACATTGCAATGATGGTGCCTCAAATCGTAactttggccttgacggGGGCCATTGTATCAAGATGGGGCTACTAC GTGCCATACATGATTACCGGTGGTATCATCGCCTCAGTCGGCTCTGGCCTCCTGACCACCATCAGCCCTGCAACGCCGGCGGCACAGTGGTCGGCCTATTTAGTTCTGACAGGTATTGGCGTTGGCATGGCCTCACAACTGCCGTACACGGCGCTACAAGTGGTTCTCGA TGCGTCCGATATTGCCACAGGAAATG GCCACCTACAACCATTCTTGAACAACTGTCATCAGCTCATTGATGATGCCGT GAGCTACTTTGGCCATACCGACGAGCTGTATGCCTTCACAATATGCGGCGTCACAATGTACGGTCTCTCTCGACCCGAGGATGTCACTGGCATCCTTGACGGCGCGCCGTGGACTCACGGCATGGACTTCGAGCACTTCATATCCGAGGTGATGCAGAAGTTTGGCATGTCTCCAGAAGCTGTGGACGAGGCCAGATACCTTCCAAAGCCGGGAGATGCTTGTTACATTGAGAACAACGTCACCAATCCTCGGCACTTGACCCTCATTCACTTTGTTGAAGATCTGTACAAAAGGCAGTTCCTCGACCCATCAAACTTGGACAGTCTTTCCAAGGTATTCTCGGGCTGTCTGCAAGAGACTCTGCAGAGTGAGAAGCTCGACTTTTGCACCAGAGACTACAACGGCTGCCTCTACAGCATTGGTGCTCCTGGCCTGCGCCGCGAAGTCTCCCTCTACTCGCTGGTGGCCGGGACCATGGTGGACGCGACATTGCGGTCCCTGTTTGGCCCGTATCTTCACCAGGTTGAACCGGACATTGTAGATCAAGTAATACAGTTCAATGCGCATGCTTGGATACTCTTCTACGGACTGCCCGACTTCTTTGGCCTTGCGCCAGTGTGTGAGCCTCGCGACCGTATCAAGGCGGCTTTCCGGGCCTTTGTCAATCTaccagaagaagaacggAGCGAGCAGTGCTTCGCATTCAAGCACCTCCttagatggatggatgtacTTGGAATCGATAACGAGTCACGAATCGGCTTATTGTTCCTATTCTTCTTCGC GAGCATTGCCAACGAGCAAAACGCTTGCTACTGGTTTGTAGCACACATTGTGTACGACGAGGAACTTCTCGATATTGCGagggaggagatggagccTGCTTGGCAGTCGGGCGAGTTGGACGTCAAGCATCTCACATCCAACTGCCCGCGGCTCGATGCAATCTTCAGCGAGACACTGCGTCAGCGGACCAACACGTTTGGCTGGCGCGTTGTCAAGGAGAAGACGGTGATCCGCGGCAAGGAGCTTCAGCCCGGCACGCCCGTCATCATCCCCATGCGGGTATTGCACACCAACAAGAGACTCTGGGGTGTCGACGTGGACGAATTCGACCCCGGCCGATTCTTCAACAAGACGACGGCCCGCCAGCCATACTACCGCCCCTTTGCCAGCGGGCCTACGTACTGCCCCGGGCGGGTGCTGGCAAAGCGCGAGACGTATGCCTTTCTCGCCATTCTGCTCCGCCGCTTCGACGTCACGCTGCTCGAGCCACCCGCATCCCCGGGTACGAAGCAGGCTTTCCCGCTGATGGAAACCCAGAGGCCACCGACGGGGGTTAAGGGGCCGAAGCCTGGCATGGATCTGTTTGTGAGGTTGGACGAGCTGGTTACCGAGAAGTTAGTTTAG